GCGTGGATCTCGCCGGCCTCCAGATCGAAGTCCACCCCGTCGATCGCCTTCACCCCGCCGAAGTGGCAGACGAGGCCGCGCGCTTCCAGAAGGCTCATGGCAGCCTCCAGCCGCGCTCGCGCAGGGTGCCAAGGATGCCACGGGGGGCGAACAGCACCAGCCCGATCAGCGCGGCACCCACGACGAACTGCGGGGCGGTGGTGACCGAGGACGACAGGTCGATCAGGTAGAACATCAGCGCCGTGCCCAGCAGCGGCCCGAGCACGGTGCCCGCCCCGCCCAGCAACACCCAGATCAGCGGCAGGATCGAATACTGAATCGAGGCAAAGCTGCCGCCGACATAGCCGAACATCAGCCCGTAGACCGCCCCCGCCGCGCCGGCGAACAGTCCCGAGAGGGTCATCGCCGCCAGTCGCGCCCGGAAGGTGTCATAGCCGAGCATCCGCGTCCGCGCCTCGTTCTCGCGCACCGCGACCAGCACCCGGCCGAGGCGCGAGCGCACCAGCGCGAGCGTGACGAGCATCCCGGCGGCAAAGAGGGCGAAGGCCGCGGCATAGCGCGTCGCGGGCTGGGCGAGATCGAACGGCCCGACGATCCGGGCTGCCCCGGACAGGGTGAACCCTTCGTCCCCGCCGGTGAAGCCGCCCCAGTAGAGGATGGACAGATGGAAGGCCTGCGCCGCCATCAGCGTCACGATCATGAAGGCCGGACCCGTGGTGCGCAGCGCCAGCAGGCCGAGGAGCCCCGCCGCCGCGCCTCCGGCAATCAGGCCGGCGGGCAGCGCGGCCCATGCCTCCCAGCCGCCGCGATCCACCAGAAGGCCGGTGGCATACATGCCGGCCGCGAAGAACAGCGCGTGGCCCAGCGACAGAAGGCCGGTGTAGCCGAAGGCGATGTTGTAGCCCATGGCATAGACCGCCAGCACCATGATCCGGGCCGCGTTGGTGTGGTGATAGGCGGGCAGGGCGAACTGCAACGCGAAAAGCGCTGCCAGAACCCCGAGATGCAGGGCCAGCGCCCTCATGCGCGCTCTCCGAACAGGCCCTGCGGGCGGAACACCAGCACCAGCGCGACCAGCAGCGTGGCAAGGATCTTCGCCAGCGTCGGCTCGAAGAAGGTCGAGATCACGCCGTCCGAAATCCCGATCACGAGTGCCGCGACCAGTGTGCCGCGAAGGCTGCCCAACCCCCCGATGATGACCACGATGAAGGACAAAAGCAGCGGGTCGCCCCCCATCAGATAGTGCGCCTGCTGG
This portion of the Rhodobacter sp. CZR27 genome encodes:
- a CDS encoding branched-chain amino acid ABC transporter permease; this translates as MRALALHLGVLAALFALQFALPAYHHTNAARIMVLAVYAMGYNIAFGYTGLLSLGHALFFAAGMYATGLLVDRGGWEAWAALPAGLIAGGAAAGLLGLLALRTTGPAFMIVTLMAAQAFHLSILYWGGFTGGDEGFTLSGAARIVGPFDLAQPATRYAAAFALFAAGMLVTLALVRSRLGRVLVAVRENEARTRMLGYDTFRARLAAMTLSGLFAGAAGAVYGLMFGYVGGSFASIQYSILPLIWVLLGGAGTVLGPLLGTALMFYLIDLSSSVTTAPQFVVGAALIGLVLFAPRGILGTLRERGWRLP